AATTGTGCCATGCTGCGAATACCACCACCTAGCTCAATGCGTCCATTAAAAGCCGCTCGGATGGATTGAATCATGGCTAAATTCTTGGGCTGCCCCTCTTTAGCACCATCTAAATCCACCAAATGCAGCTGTCGGATACCTGCTTGATTGATGTTTTCTGCCTGCCTAACAGGATCGTTTGCGACTAGCACCTGTTGTTTGAAATCGCCTTGGTACAAGCGGACACTTTGACCGTTCTGTAAATCAATTGCCGGATAAATCATCAGCCAGCCACCTTTTCATTAAAGATTTCCAGAAGCGACAAACCGACTTGACCGCTTTTTTCCGGATGAAACTGCATCCCATAGACGTTATCTTTTTCAACCAGCGCCGGCACAGCAACCGAATAATCAACTTGCGACAGAACATACTCGTCCGCACATTGTACATAATAAGAATGAACAAAATAGGTATATGCCTGATCCAAAATCTGAAAGTCTTGATTCGCCTGTGTCAGATAGTTTTGATTCCAGCCCATTTGCGGGATTTTGAAACTGGGTTTTTCCGGTAATTGAACCACTTTGCCAGGAATTAAGTGCAGGCCTTGGCTAAAACCGTATTCGCTGGAACTATCGAACAACAATTGCATGCCCAAGCAAATACCTAAGATCGGCATCCCCTGACTAGCGGCTTTTTGCAAAACAGCTGTCAGGCCTTTTTTGTTTAAAACAGCCATAGCAGCTTTAAAGGCACCAACGCCAGGCAGGATTAAAGCCTGACTGGCGAGGATCTTTTTTGGATCATCAGTTAGTTCAGTCTGGATACCTAAATAGCGGAAGGCTTTTTGCAAATTGTAGGTGTTGCCGGCATCGTAATCAATGATCGTCAGCATTCAGATTACTCCTTTCGTTGAATTGACACCTTGAATCTCCGGATTGATCGTGACAGCTTGGCGCATGGCTCTTCCAAAAGCTTTAAACAGGCTTTCAATCTTATGGTGACTGTTGCGCCCGTATAAAATTTCTGCGTGAAGATTCATTTCAGCGCTGAAAGCAGCTGCTTGGAAGAAATCCTCGACAACTTCCGTTTCAAAACTGCCTAAACGCGGATTGTCAAATTCTGCTTTAAAGACGAGATAGGACCGGCCGCTCAGATCAACACTGACGCGTCCCAAGGTCTCATCCATCGGAACAAAAGCGGTACCGTATCTTTCAATCTGTTCCTTATTGCCCAAAGCCTTTTTAAAACATTCGCCCAAGACAATTCCTGTATCTTCGACTGTATGGTGTGCGTCCACTTGTAAATCACCAATTGCTTTGACCTGCAGGCCAAAGCGGCCGTGTTTGGCAAACAGTGTCAGCATATGATCGAAAAAACCAATCCCAGTATCAATCACAATCCCAGTCTGCTGATCAAGATTCAATGCAATCGTGATGTTAGTTTCGCCTGTTTTACGAGTTATTTCAGCTGTTCTCATTGGCTGTTACCCCTCTAAACCGTGACTCGACCGCACGGGCGTGGGCCTCTAGGCCTTCGGCACGCGCTAAGGCTGTAATGGCTGCCAAGTCTTCTTGCAAGGCTTCTTTAGAAAATTGGACAAAGGAACTGGTCTTCACAAAATCATAAACACCTAGCGGTGAGGAGAACTTAGCTGTCCCGCCTGTTGGCAGCACGTGATTGGGACCAGCTACGTAATCGCCCAAGGGTTCAGAAGCATATTTGCCTAAGAAAATCGATCCCGCATTCCGGATGTCGCTGAGATACTGCATCGGGTTTTCCAGCTGAACTTCCAAATGTTCTGGTGCTAAATCATTCATCAAGGCAAACATATCCGGAATGGATGGCATCACAGCAATAAAACCGCGATCTTCAATAGCTGCCTGTGCAATAGCTTTTCTTGGCAGCGTCTCTAACTGCCGGCCGACTTCTTGGCTGACAGCCAAAGCCAAATCTTTACTGTCGGTGACCAGCATGGCACGTGCACGCCGATCATGTTCGGCTTGTGACAACAAGTCAGCAGCCAGGTCTACCGGATCAGCTGTATCATCAGCCAGGATCCCAATTTCCGAAGGGCCGGCCACCATATCAATGGCGACTTGGCCAAAGACTTGTTTTTTAGCCGTTGCCACATAAATATTGCCTGGACCGACAATCTTATTAACCGCTTCAATTGACTCCGTACCAAAGGCCAGAGCTGCGATAGCTTGAGCACCGCCGACTTGGAAAATGGCACTGACACCGGCAATCTTGGCAGCTGCCAGGACGACCGGCGACAAGCCCTCCTTTTGCGGTGGTGTTACCATGACAATTTCATCAACCCCGGCGATCTTGGCCGGCAGCGCATTCATGAGAATCGTCGATGGATAAGCAGCCGTGCCGCCAGGAACATATAGGCCGACTCTTTGCAGCGGCGTCACTTTTTGGCCGCGAATAATACCGCTTTTGCTGCTGTCGATAAAGCCGTTTTGTACTTCCATCGACTGATAGCTGATAATGTTTTTCTTAGCTAATTCCAAAGCCGATTTCAGATCATCTGAGAGGCCATCGTAAGCCGCATCAATTTGTGCTTGAGAAACACGCAAATTGTCCAGTGCTACACCATCGAAGGCTTTAGCATACTCTTTTAGAGCGGCATCACCGCGTTCTTTCACGTTCGCAATAATGTCTGCCACTCTTTTTTCAACCTGCGGATCACTAGCTTGTTTTGTGTAGCTTTTAGCAATCTGTTTCATTTCTGCCAGTGATTTTTCATAAATTTTCATCTGATAATCTCCTTTTGTTGTTCTCTTTTTGCTGCCACGGCTGCTTTTAGGCGGTCGACTAAATCAAATATTTCCTGGGGATGCTGTTTTAAAGACATGCGGTTCACAACCAATCGTGTCGAAACTTTGTCCAAATAATCAAATACCTTCAGATGGTTGTCCCGCAATGTCCGGCCGCTTTCACGAATATCGACAATCGCATCGGCTAGGCCAATCAAAGGTGCCAGTTCAACTGATCCTTCAATCTTGACAATTTCTACATCTTGGCCGATTGACTGAAAATATTTTTTCGTGATCATCGGGTATTTGCTGCCGATGATTTTTCTCTTTGGACTGTCTGCATTAAAATCAGCAGTTGATGCCAAGACGAACTGACATTTCCCGACTTCTAAATCCAGCAGCTCATATTGATCATTCTGCTGTTCAACGAGA
The Oenococcus kitaharae DSM 17330 DNA segment above includes these coding regions:
- the hisB gene encoding imidazoleglycerol-phosphate dehydratase HisB, translating into MRTAEITRKTGETNITIALNLDQQTGIVIDTGIGFFDHMLTLFAKHGRFGLQVKAIGDLQVDAHHTVEDTGIVLGECFKKALGNKEQIERYGTAFVPMDETLGRVSVDLSGRSYLVFKAEFDNPRLGSFETEVVEDFFQAAAFSAEMNLHAEILYGRNSHHKIESLFKAFGRAMRQAVTINPEIQGVNSTKGVI
- the hisG gene encoding ATP phosphoribosyltransferase, whose translation is MSLKIALTKGRVESSVIPLLESAGIDCQPLKNKQRRLIVHTPDQRFEFVLAKGPDVTTYLNAGAVDIGIVGSDILVEQQNDQYELLDLEVGKCQFVLASTADFNADSPKRKIIGSKYPMITKKYFQSIGQDVEIVKIEGSVELAPLIGLADAIVDIRESGRTLRDNHLKVFDYLDKVSTRLVVNRMSLKQHPQEIFDLVDRLKAAVAAKREQQKEIIR
- the hisH gene encoding imidazole glycerol phosphate synthase subunit HisH — its product is MLTIIDYDAGNTYNLQKAFRYLGIQTELTDDPKKILASQALILPGVGAFKAAMAVLNKKGLTAVLQKAASQGMPILGICLGMQLLFDSSSEYGFSQGLHLIPGKVVQLPEKPSFKIPQMGWNQNYLTQANQDFQILDQAYTYFVHSYYVQCADEYVLSQVDYSVAVPALVEKDNVYGMQFHPEKSGQVGLSLLEIFNEKVAG
- the hisD gene encoding histidinol dehydrogenase, producing the protein MKIYEKSLAEMKQIAKSYTKQASDPQVEKRVADIIANVKERGDAALKEYAKAFDGVALDNLRVSQAQIDAAYDGLSDDLKSALELAKKNIISYQSMEVQNGFIDSSKSGIIRGQKVTPLQRVGLYVPGGTAAYPSTILMNALPAKIAGVDEIVMVTPPQKEGLSPVVLAAAKIAGVSAIFQVGGAQAIAALAFGTESIEAVNKIVGPGNIYVATAKKQVFGQVAIDMVAGPSEIGILADDTADPVDLAADLLSQAEHDRRARAMLVTDSKDLALAVSQEVGRQLETLPRKAIAQAAIEDRGFIAVMPSIPDMFALMNDLAPEHLEVQLENPMQYLSDIRNAGSIFLGKYASEPLGDYVAGPNHVLPTGGTAKFSSPLGVYDFVKTSSFVQFSKEALQEDLAAITALARAEGLEAHARAVESRFRGVTANENS